The following are encoded in a window of Candidatus Microthrix parvicella Bio17-1 genomic DNA:
- a CDS encoding nucleotidyltransferase family protein yields MSAVPTLESQAIAKLCRAHGVSRLVIFGSAVRGDWDPATSDLDFLVEFHPSTPSLFDAYFNLKDGLEQLLGSPVDLVMARAMENPYFADSVAENSRVMYAA; encoded by the coding sequence GTGTCCGCGGTCCCGACTTTGGAGAGCCAAGCGATCGCCAAGCTGTGTCGAGCCCACGGCGTGAGTCGATTGGTGATCTTTGGTTCAGCCGTGAGAGGCGACTGGGACCCTGCGACCAGCGACCTGGACTTCTTGGTCGAGTTCCATCCATCGACCCCTTCGCTCTTCGACGCCTACTTCAATTTGAAGGACGGACTCGAGCAGCTTCTTGGGTCTCCCGTCGACCTCGTCATGGCTCGTGCCATGGAGAATCCCTACTTCGCCGACTCCGTGGCTGAGAACTCCCGAGTCATGTATGCAGCCTGA
- a CDS encoding type II toxin-antitoxin system Phd/YefM family antitoxin encodes MARVASRELRNQTRALLERVEAGEEITITVNGRDVARLAPVGSRPRSIDSNVFLDMIEATQADPKLTIELDEMMGAETTDDLRW; translated from the coding sequence ATGGCGCGGGTTGCATCACGTGAGCTTCGAAACCAAACCAGGGCGCTCCTCGAACGCGTCGAGGCTGGGGAGGAGATCACGATCACCGTGAACGGACGCGACGTGGCACGGTTGGCCCCCGTGGGAAGTCGCCCCCGATCGATTGACTCCAACGTGTTCCTCGACATGATCGAGGCGACTCAGGCCGACCCCAAGCTGACCATCGAACTCGATGAGATGATGGGCGCCGAGACCACCGACGACCTGCGGTGGTGA
- a CDS encoding PIN domain-containing protein: protein MTSEGSASDDAAAAGLFDTSIFIAEETGRHIDRTRIPPSSLVSIITIGELRSGVLSASDISTRAIRLETLTTALTLDPLPIDQAVAAKWARLRSILTHEGLRMGINDSWIAATAMAHDMPVVTQNTGFPDLEELAVIQV from the coding sequence GTGACGAGCGAAGGCTCGGCCAGTGACGACGCCGCAGCCGCCGGGCTGTTCGACACCTCGATCTTTATTGCCGAGGAGACCGGTCGCCACATCGACCGGACCCGCATTCCCCCTTCGAGTCTCGTTTCGATCATCACGATCGGCGAGCTGCGATCGGGTGTACTGAGCGCTTCTGACATATCCACCCGCGCCATCCGCTTGGAAACGTTGACCACGGCGCTCACCCTGGACCCGTTGCCGATTGACCAAGCGGTTGCCGCGAAATGGGCTCGGCTTCGGAGCATCCTGACTCATGAGGGACTTCGCATGGGCATCAATGACTCATGGATCGCCGCAACAGCCATGGCACACGACATGCCGGTGGTCACCCAGAACACGGGCTTCCCCGACCTCGAGGAACTGGCCGTCATCCAGGTATAG